In Hippocampus zosterae strain Florida chromosome 3, ASM2543408v3, whole genome shotgun sequence, a genomic segment contains:
- the slc6a15 gene encoding sodium-dependent neutral amino acid transporter B(0)AT2 codes for MPKNSKAVKRELDDDVTESARDLLSNEDPCDDSFKKSSLIIGGHDADGKERDVEEGGSDGEEEEEERPAWNSKLQYILAQVGFSVGLGNVWRFPYLCQKNGGGAYLVPYFILLVLIGIPLFFLELAVGQRIRRGSIGVWNYISPRLGGIGFASCVVCFFVALYYNVIISWSLFYFSQSFQQPLPWHQCPLAKNRNSTLVPECEKSSATTYYWYREALDISDNISESGGLNWKMTLCLLAAWSMVCLAMIKGIQSSGKVMYFSSLFPYVVLICFLVRSLLLEGSMDGIRHMFTPKLEIMLEAKVWREAATQVFFALGLGFGGVIAFSSYNKRDNNCHFDAVLVSFINFFTSVLATLVVFAVLGFKANIMNGQCVADNGRKIAALLGNGIEANLIPNHINLSHKVSVDDYHQMIDIIRGVKEGNFDKLGLDSCHIEDELNKAVQGTGLAFIAFTEAMTHFPASPFWSVMFFLMLINLGLGSMFGTIEGILTPLIDTFKVRKELLTVGCCVLAFSLGLVFVQRSGNYFVTMFDDYSATLPLLIVVILENLAIAWFYGIDKFFADLEDMLGFKPYRFYYYMWKFITPTLLLVLLGSSFVQLIMTPPSYSAWNQEQAREKLVGFPPWGVALCISLVVVAVLPVPVVFMLRYFNVIDDGAGGISAVSYKKAHIIKESAGAAGDDASLLHAKTTPSEAPSPMPANGIYRKQSGGGGPESDATPNGRYGIGYLMADVPDMPESDL; via the exons ATGCCCAAAAACAGCAAAGCCGTCAAGAGAGAGCTTGACGACGATGTCACAGAGTCGGCCCGGGACCTGCTTTCCAACGAGGACCCCTGCGACGATTCCTTCAAGAAGAGCTCGTTGATCATTGGCGGCCATGACGCCGACGGCAAGGAGCGCGACGTGGAGGAAGGTGGCTCCGatggcgaggaggaggaggaggagcggccGGCCTGGAACAGCAAATTGCAGTACATCCTGGCCCAGGTGGGCTTCTCCGTAGGCCTCGGCAACGTCTGGAGGTTCCCCTACTTGTGCCAGAAAAATGGCGGAG GAGCGTACCTGGTGCCCTACTTCATCCTGCTCGTGTTGATTGGCATCCCGCTTTTCTTCCTGGAGCTGGCAGTGGGTCAGCGCATCCGTCGGGGCAGTATCGGCGTGTGGAACTACATCAGCCCTCGACTGGGGGGTATCGGCTTCGCTAGCTGCGTG GTGTGTTTCTTCGTGGCTCTCTACTACAATGTCATCATCAGCTGGAGCCTCTTCTACTTCTCACAGTCCTTCCAGCAACCGCTGCCGTGGCACCAGTGTCCTCTGGCCAAGAACAGGAACAGCACAT TGGTGCCCGAGTGTGAGAAGAGTTCGGCCACCACCTACTACTGGTACCGCGAGGCCCTGGACATCTCCGACAATATTTCAGAGAGCGGAGGACTTAACTGGAAGATGACGCTGTGCCTGCTGGCCGCCTGGTCTATGGTCTGCCTGGCCATGATTAAGGGCATCCAGTCTTCCGGGAAG GTGATGTACTTCAGTTCGCTGTTCCCTTACGTGGTGCTGATCTGCTTCCTAGTACGCTCGCTACTGCTGGAAGGCTCCATGGACGGGATTCGACATATGTTCACGCCCAAG cTGGAGATCATGCTGGAAGCCAAGGTGTGGCGCGAGGCGGCCACGCAGGTGTTCTTCGCGCTGGGTTTGGGCTTCGGCGGTGTCATCGCCTTCTCCAGCTATAACAAGCGCGACAACAACTGCCACTTTGACGCCGTGCTGGTGTCCTTCATCAACTTCTTCACGTCGGTGCTGGCCACCCTGGTGGTGTTCGCCGTCCTCGGCTTCAAGGCCAACATCATGAACGGCCAATGTGTGGCTGA CAACGGCAGAAAGATTGCGGCTCTGCTGGGCAACGGTATCGAGGCCAACCTGATCCCCAACCACATCAACCTCAGTCACAAAGTGAGCGTGGATGACTACCATCAGATGATCGATATCATCAGAGGCGTCAAGGAGGGCAACTTTGACAAACTGGGACTGGACTCCTGCCACATCGAGGACGAGCTCAACAAG GCGGTGCAGGGCACAGGCCTGGCATTCATTGCCTTCACCGAGGCCATGACGCATTTCCCGGCCTCTCCATTCTGGTCCGTCATGTTCTTCCTCATGCTGATCAACTTGGGCCTGGGCAGCATGTTCGGCACCATCGAGGGCATCCTCACGCCGCTCATCGACACCTTTAAAGTGCGCAAGGAGCTCCTGACCG TGGGCTGCTGCGTGCTGGCCTTCTCCCTCGGCCTGGTGTTCGTGCAGCGTTCGGGCAACTACTTTGTGACCATGTTCGATGACTACTCGGCCACGCTGCCGCTGCTCATCGTGGTCATCCTGGAGAACTTGGCCATTGCCTGGTTCTATGGCATCGACAA GTTTTTTGCGGACCTGGAAGACATGCTGGGCTTCAAGCCGTACCGCTTCTACTACTACATGTGGAAATTCATAACGCCCACgctgctgctggtgctgctTGGCTCCAGCTTCGTCCAGCTCATCATGACGCCGCCCAGTTACAGTGCCTGGAACCAAGAGCAG GCTCGGGAGAAGCTGGTGGGCTTCCCTCCGTGGGGTGTGGCTTTGTGCATCTCCCTTGTGGTGGTGGCGGTCTTGCCCGTGCCGGTGGTCTTTATGCTGCGCTACTTCAACGTGATCGACGACGGCGCCGGCGGCATCTCTGCCGTGTCCTACAAGAAGGCCCACATCATCAAGGAGAGCGCTGGCGCAGCCGGCGACGACGCCAGCCTCCTTCACGCCAAGACCACACCGAGCGAGGCGCCCTCGCCCATGCCCGCCAACGGCATCTACCGCAAGCAGAGCGGCGGCGGGGGTCCCGAGTCAGACGCCACCCCCAATGGTCGCTACGGCATCGGCTACCTGATGGCCGACGTGCCGGACATGCCCGAGTCAGACTTGTAG